The following proteins are encoded in a genomic region of Pyrinomonadaceae bacterium:
- a CDS encoding chlorite dismutase family protein — MSTERESPTNGPRGALRLAPNVEELEEHKRKCPRQFVNFTFYRALPEWRMLADADKADCKQRFINTIDDFRRDLLIHTYSTVGWRANADFMIWRIGYNLEPFQDMTSVLNGTPMAKYLEATESFLSMTKRSMYIEKDCSDHEEDHTHVVPGQSEYLFVCPLQRTHEWYARPQEQRHEMMEEYQRIGSKYRSVKLHTTYSFGLDDQEFVVAFETDNPSDFLDMFQELRETKASCFTLKSTPMFTCRRRSLAQCLDALG, encoded by the coding sequence ATGAGCACCGAACGAGAATCTCCAACCAACGGTCCGCGCGGCGCTTTGCGGCTCGCGCCCAATGTTGAAGAGTTAGAGGAGCACAAACGAAAGTGTCCGCGGCAGTTCGTTAACTTCACTTTTTATCGAGCATTGCCAGAATGGCGCATGCTGGCGGATGCCGACAAAGCAGATTGCAAACAGCGTTTCATAAACACGATCGATGATTTCCGTCGAGATCTTTTGATCCACACTTATTCGACGGTCGGGTGGCGCGCGAATGCCGACTTTATGATTTGGCGCATCGGCTACAACCTCGAACCCTTTCAAGACATGACGAGCGTGCTGAACGGTACGCCGATGGCGAAGTACCTGGAAGCGACTGAGTCTTTCCTTTCGATGACCAAGCGATCGATGTATATCGAAAAAGACTGCTCAGATCACGAAGAGGATCATACTCACGTCGTGCCGGGCCAGTCCGAATACCTGTTCGTTTGCCCGCTTCAGCGCACGCATGAATGGTACGCGCGGCCGCAGGAGCAGCGGCACGAGATGATGGAGGAGTATCAACGCATCGGCTCGAAGTATCGTTCAGTAAAGCTGCACACGACGTATTCGTTTGGTCTGGACGATCAGGAGTTTGTAGTGGCCTTCGAAACTGACAATCCTTCGGATTTTCTCGACATGTTTCAGGAGTTGCGCGAGACCAAAGCAAGCTGCTTCACGTTGAAGAGCACTCCGATGTTCACCTGCCGTCGGCGCAGTCTGGCTCAGTGCCTGGACGCACTCGGATAA
- a CDS encoding carboxypeptidase-like regulatory domain-containing protein, whose product MRMKKLFASGLSLMIAVLFVATLGTSASAQTGTGSIRGIVKDPQGNAVSGAKITLRNDEKNFSRDQVTDSDGGFTFTNVPPDTYVLEAEAANFKKAVISGVKGLADRANSVDVNLEIGAVTETVNVTAGGVENLVNTQDASLGNNFVSQQILQLPLNARNVGNLLSLQPAVTPDGYVAGGRSDQANLTLDGIDVNEQQLGTAFTPVLRVSPDTVEEFRVITTNADASYGRSSGAQVSFITKSGQNDLHGNVFWYHRNTITTANDFFNNRSGVPRPKLLRNVFGGSLEGPIVKDRFFFFYNYEGRRDARESSVVRIVPLPSLGRGELRFRTNTGVLVTLSPAQVNAITLGGVAVVDVNPAATAILGAAAARYTANDTTSGDGLNTGGFRFNAGLPVELNAHTARFDWNVTSDARHTIFFRGNYQKDITANTPYFPDFPSPDTWSHPIGLVVGHAWTINSKMTNSFRYGLTREAFSDQGESTTDDVRYRSVFLAERLTNRTFSRVTPVTNITDDFSWLHGNHSFQFGTNIRVVRNERESFATSFDNGITNQSFYFASGNIIQNAINQSLPGLTGLPAGTTISSGTAVNTRHAFAALVGRLSQYSANFNFGIDGKPLAQGAGVGRNFATEEYDVYVQDIWKLKPTLTLNLGLRYGLSRPVYETNGYQTRPSVALSDYLDQRIEAAARGVNFTPPITVDLAGPFHDRPGFYPWDKNNFQPRVSLAWSPNFRSGFLGKLFGADNDTVLRGGFAITNDYFGQALAVNFNANNTLGFGASQTISANTYNITNNPAPPITGPNMTIRSLPGITVPANLVFPQTQPQDFQQRIEGSLDTNLVSPINYSWNFTFTRKLPKGLLVEASYIGRLGRNLLATRDVMALNNIVDQKSGQDWYTAGQLLETLRRNNTPLSQVPNIPWFENVYAPGTIDGIFFGAGLSNTQAAYLVMAVPRAGTQLNTDCNSVGGCYEFGNDWTFLQQLLDDNSGRRLFFQSQYGALSAFGTIGSSDYHGGTLSIRQRTKGLIWDFNYTLSHSMDDASGLQTSGVYGAAFILNPLRQRDNRSVSDFDIRHIVNFNSIYELPFGRGRQFASGSNGLVNAIIGGWQVTSIFRWNSGLPLVNLVDLGGWPTNWNVRSNVVRTRNIQSSPTRGVGNAAPNIFSDPVAAYQSFRSPAPGETGDRSIIRYPGYVALDMGLYKSFDMPWNEKHKLQIRWEVFNVTNTQRLTGNADNTFGLDPQNGQPGPTFGNFTAIQGTPRIMQFAIRLDF is encoded by the coding sequence ATGAGAATGAAGAAACTGTTCGCGAGTGGGCTTTCATTAATGATCGCGGTGTTGTTTGTGGCGACCCTCGGAACCAGTGCCTCGGCCCAAACCGGCACCGGCTCGATCAGGGGAATCGTAAAGGATCCCCAGGGCAACGCCGTCTCCGGCGCCAAAATCACCCTTCGAAATGATGAGAAGAATTTTAGTCGTGATCAAGTTACGGATAGTGACGGAGGTTTCACGTTCACTAATGTTCCGCCTGACACCTATGTACTCGAAGCCGAAGCGGCCAACTTTAAGAAGGCCGTCATTTCAGGCGTAAAGGGTCTCGCCGACAGAGCCAACTCAGTCGATGTGAATCTCGAAATCGGCGCCGTTACTGAGACGGTTAACGTCACGGCCGGCGGGGTTGAGAACCTGGTAAATACTCAGGATGCGAGCTTGGGCAACAACTTTGTGTCCCAGCAGATCCTGCAACTGCCGCTTAACGCGCGCAACGTGGGAAACTTGCTGAGCTTGCAGCCGGCGGTGACTCCTGACGGTTACGTGGCCGGCGGTCGCAGCGACCAGGCGAACCTGACGCTGGATGGCATCGACGTCAACGAACAGCAACTGGGCACGGCCTTCACACCGGTTTTGCGAGTCAGCCCTGACACGGTTGAGGAGTTCCGCGTAATCACCACGAATGCGGACGCGAGCTATGGACGCTCGTCCGGGGCGCAGGTCTCGTTCATTACCAAGAGCGGCCAGAACGACCTCCATGGAAACGTGTTCTGGTATCACCGCAACACGATCACGACGGCGAACGATTTCTTTAACAACCGTTCCGGGGTACCACGTCCGAAGCTGCTGCGTAACGTGTTTGGCGGCTCGCTCGAAGGTCCGATCGTGAAAGATCGCTTCTTCTTCTTCTACAACTACGAAGGTCGTCGCGACGCGCGCGAATCAAGCGTCGTACGCATCGTTCCCCTGCCAAGTCTGGGCCGCGGCGAATTAAGGTTTCGCACGAACACCGGTGTTCTCGTGACGCTCAGCCCGGCTCAGGTTAACGCTATCACGCTGGGCGGAGTCGCGGTCGTCGACGTCAATCCCGCCGCGACCGCTATTCTCGGGGCCGCTGCTGCTCGATACACCGCGAATGACACCACGAGCGGAGACGGTCTTAACACGGGCGGATTTCGCTTCAACGCGGGCCTGCCGGTTGAGTTGAACGCGCACACCGCGCGCTTCGACTGGAACGTGACGAGTGATGCGCGGCACACGATTTTCTTTCGCGGCAACTATCAAAAAGACATCACCGCGAACACCCCTTACTTCCCTGACTTTCCATCGCCCGATACGTGGAGCCATCCGATTGGTCTCGTGGTCGGACACGCGTGGACTATCAACTCAAAGATGACGAACAGTTTCCGGTATGGGCTCACGCGTGAGGCTTTCAGCGATCAAGGGGAGTCCACCACGGATGATGTCCGGTATCGCAGCGTGTTTCTGGCTGAACGACTGACGAATCGCACCTTCAGCCGCGTGACTCCGGTGACGAACATCACCGACGACTTCAGTTGGTTGCATGGTAACCACTCGTTCCAGTTCGGCACGAACATTCGCGTCGTGCGTAACGAGCGCGAGAGTTTTGCCACGTCGTTCGACAACGGCATCACTAATCAGTCGTTCTATTTTGCGTCCGGAAATATTATCCAGAACGCGATCAATCAGTCGCTGCCTGGGCTTACCGGGCTGCCCGCGGGAACAACTATTTCGTCGGGTACAGCAGTGAATACGCGTCACGCGTTCGCGGCGCTGGTGGGCAGACTGTCACAGTATTCGGCCAACTTTAACTTTGGCATTGACGGCAAGCCACTGGCGCAGGGAGCCGGAGTGGGACGCAATTTCGCCACTGAAGAGTACGACGTCTACGTCCAGGACATCTGGAAGCTAAAACCGACGCTCACCTTGAATCTGGGATTGCGGTATGGCTTGAGCCGGCCGGTTTATGAGACGAACGGCTACCAAACCAGACCCAGTGTCGCCTTGTCAGATTACCTCGACCAGCGAATCGAAGCGGCCGCGCGCGGGGTCAATTTTACACCCCCCATCACCGTCGATCTGGCTGGACCTTTTCACGATAGGCCAGGCTTCTATCCCTGGGACAAAAACAATTTCCAGCCTCGAGTCTCACTGGCCTGGTCGCCGAATTTCCGATCCGGATTTCTCGGCAAGCTCTTCGGAGCCGATAACGACACAGTGTTGCGCGGCGGATTCGCCATCACCAACGACTACTTTGGACAAGCTCTGGCGGTGAACTTCAACGCGAACAACACGCTCGGGTTTGGCGCCAGCCAGACTATTTCAGCCAACACTTACAACATCACCAATAATCCGGCACCGCCGATCACCGGTCCGAATATGACCATTCGCAGCCTGCCCGGAATTACGGTGCCGGCAAACCTGGTATTCCCACAAACCCAACCGCAGGATTTCCAGCAGCGCATCGAAGGTTCGCTTGATACGAACCTCGTTTCGCCGATCAACTACAGCTGGAATTTCACCTTTACGCGCAAGCTGCCCAAGGGTTTGTTGGTTGAGGCGTCATACATCGGCCGGCTGGGCCGGAACCTGCTGGCCACGCGCGACGTGATGGCGCTCAATAACATCGTCGATCAGAAGTCGGGACAGGATTGGTATACTGCGGGTCAGCTGCTTGAGACTTTGCGACGTAACAACACGCCGCTTTCGCAGGTCCCGAATATTCCGTGGTTCGAAAACGTTTATGCGCCGGGAACCATTGACGGAATCTTCTTTGGCGCCGGCCTAAGCAACACCCAAGCTGCGTACCTGGTCATGGCTGTGCCGCGCGCGGGAACGCAGCTCAACACTGACTGCAATTCTGTGGGCGGGTGTTATGAATTCGGAAACGACTGGACCTTCCTGCAACAACTGCTGGATGACAATTCCGGTCGCCGGTTGTTCTTCCAAAGCCAATACGGCGCGCTTTCAGCGTTCGGCACCATTGGAAGTTCGGACTACCACGGCGGCACGTTGTCCATCCGTCAGCGGACCAAGGGATTGATTTGGGACTTCAATTACACGCTGTCCCATTCCATGGATGATGCGTCCGGACTCCAGACCAGCGGCGTTTACGGTGCTGCTTTCATCCTGAATCCACTACGACAACGTGACAACCGTTCGGTGTCGGATTTCGACATTCGCCATATCGTCAACTTCAACTCGATCTACGAATTGCCGTTCGGTCGCGGACGTCAGTTCGCGAGTGGCTCGAATGGGTTGGTGAACGCGATTATCGGCGGCTGGCAAGTAACCAGCATTTTCCGCTGGAACTCCGGCTTACCGCTCGTCAATCTGGTGGACCTCGGCGGCTGGCCGACCAACTGGAACGTGCGCAGCAACGTGGTTAGGACCCGCAACATCCAGTCTTCGCCAACTCGCGGAGTCGGCAATGCGGCGCCGAATATCTTTTCGGATCCGGTGGCGGCCTATCAAAGCTTCCGCAGTCCGGCGCCTGGTGAAACGGGAGACCGAAGCATCATCCGGTATCCTGGTTACGTGGCGCTCGACATGGGCTTGTACAAGTCGTTTGATATGCCCTGGAACGAGAAGCACAAACTTCAGATTCGCTGGGAGGTCTTCAACGTTACGAACACTCAGCGACTGACCGGAAACGCCGACAATACGTTTGGCCTGGATCCGCAGAACGGACAGCCGGGCCCGACGTTTGGCAACTTCACCGCAATTCAAGGCACACCGAGAATTATGCAGTTCGCGATCCGGCTGGATTTCTAG
- a CDS encoding cytochrome c: MCACSNQPTTTNTEPKAPMATATPTPTPDEFALVRGIYAKDCQNCHGVDGVGGTVKLEDGKTLKVPSFSKGHALRHTDSDFRRQIIEGGDGMPSFKVQLTGQQIDELIRMIRKEFQPGHTPPAEKK; the protein is encoded by the coding sequence ATGTGTGCATGCAGCAATCAGCCAACGACAACTAACACCGAGCCGAAAGCTCCGATGGCAACGGCGACGCCGACGCCGACGCCCGACGAGTTTGCTCTGGTGCGCGGCATCTACGCAAAGGATTGCCAGAACTGCCATGGCGTCGATGGCGTCGGCGGGACGGTAAAACTTGAAGACGGCAAGACACTGAAAGTTCCGAGCTTCAGCAAGGGCCATGCGTTGCGTCATACGGATTCAGATTTTCGCCGTCAGATAATTGAAGGCGGCGACGGCATGCCTTCGTTCAAAGTCCAATTGACCGGGCAGCAGATCGACGAACTGATTCGGATGATTCGTAAGGAATTTCAACCGGGGCACACGCCGCCGGCTGAAAAGAAATAA
- a CDS encoding serine hydrolase has protein sequence MKRSYRIASLAIVLSLAVVSASSQEKQASQSLESRIRAEVAPFKGKVFLYAKNLDTGQTYSFNGDERVRTASTIKIAVMIEAFARVAEGRAKWTDELVLTKAARYGGSGILPELSDGLRLTLQDAVRLMMVLSDNTATNLVLDHLTTDAVNERMNSLGFKATRIMRRVGGGGESKEGKLGDNLKRFGLGATTPHEMIQIMEKLERGEIVSKEASKQMLDLMKREQGRNSIGRDLPGVPMASKYGALDLLRSCVAILYTKQGTIAIAITVDEMPEVIWSVDNPAYLLMMRLSSILATDSTFLSRPKILDR, from the coding sequence ATGAAACGCAGTTATCGAATAGCCTCATTAGCCATCGTCTTATCGTTAGCGGTGGTAAGCGCTTCGTCGCAGGAAAAACAAGCCTCTCAATCTCTCGAATCGCGAATCCGCGCTGAAGTCGCTCCCTTCAAGGGAAAAGTCTTTCTCTACGCAAAGAACCTCGATACCGGCCAAACCTACTCATTCAATGGTGACGAGCGCGTGCGAACCGCGAGCACGATCAAGATCGCCGTGATGATTGAAGCGTTCGCGCGGGTCGCCGAAGGCCGCGCGAAGTGGACTGACGAACTGGTTCTGACAAAGGCGGCACGATACGGTGGCTCGGGAATTCTCCCCGAACTAAGCGATGGGCTCCGCCTCACTCTGCAAGACGCCGTGCGCCTGATGATGGTGCTCAGCGACAACACGGCGACGAACCTGGTCCTTGATCATCTGACAACCGACGCGGTTAACGAACGCATGAACTCTCTCGGTTTCAAGGCTACGCGCATCATGCGTCGCGTCGGCGGCGGCGGAGAGAGCAAGGAAGGGAAGTTAGGCGATAACCTGAAGCGTTTCGGCCTGGGCGCAACCACCCCTCACGAAATGATACAGATCATGGAGAAGCTTGAGCGCGGCGAAATCGTCAGCAAGGAAGCGTCAAAGCAGATGCTCGATCTGATGAAGCGCGAGCAAGGTCGCAACTCAATTGGCCGCGACCTGCCCGGCGTTCCGATGGCCAGCAAATACGGCGCTCTCGATTTGTTACGAAGCTGTGTCGCGATCCTCTACACGAAGCAGGGAACGATCGCGATCGCGATCACCGTCGACGAAATGCCAGAGGTAATTTGGTCCGTCGATAACCCGGCTTATCTGTTGATGATGCGTTTGTCGTCCATTCTCGCGACCGACAGCACGTTCTTAAGTAGACCCAAAATCTTGGATCGCTGA
- a CDS encoding TonB-dependent receptor, which produces MKTTRLFSLFFTVLGLSIVICLSSLTGLAQSGTASIRGTVKDQQGNVVAGAKVTVRNEAKNFSRDQITGSDGAYVFTALPPDTYVVDVEAAGFKKVRAENVAALVDTAKDLDVTLEVGAISETITVTGGLDAPLNTSDASIGNAIESRRIQELPLNARNIVGLLSLQPGVTRQGEVNGGRRDQANITLDGVDVNEQQTGLDPVNGSTTVTPGDAFASVLRVTPDSVQEFRVTTSSPNADQGRSSGAQVSLVTKSGTNDFHGSAFWYHRNTVTTANDFFNNAAGNFVATDAAVVAGNAQVGDPRVPRPKLLRNIFGGSLGGPIIKDRFFFFYSYEGRRDAAEQSVLRFVPTASLRQGNVIYRTPSGALATWTPANIAAAYPALGGVNPAALAVLTTAPLPNDFSIGDGLNRAGFRFNAPIKNEFEAHTARLDFSVTDRQTLFFRGNYQDDLYQQAPQFPTTPSPALWYHPKGFVGGHTWAVTNNLVNNFRIGLTRLALSQQGDSADNSLSFRDVYTPFLFQRTFNRTTPVWNLSDDVSWIKGTHTFQFGTNMRFIRNNRDSFANAFDSVLVNPFFYSGGGATLLPTAPANLAAGFTSDYQFAIAAVLGRGTQNAANQIFNKDGSAATPGTPSSRSYATDEYDFYIQDSWKVRSDLTLTLGLRYGLNTPVYETGGFQLVPNVNLGEFFENRVNGMRTGVPYNQLISFNLGGKANNGPDYYEMDKNNFAPQVAVAWSPDFGDNWFGRAFGRNGRSVLRGGFRMLYDRVGSQLAVSSEAENSFGFSNATTNTSNTFNTTTAPPPLVSGFNPNVRTPAYGLNPPTQLNFPLQRPPGFGIFASFDQSLKTPVQYTWNASYGRELPKGLAVEFSYVGRMAQDLLLVRDVAQPNNIVDPISQTDWYSAAARLTDFRLANTPIASVPNIPFFENWYPGLGAALGDPTLSATQVFYLFHARPAVGGFNVVDYTLLQEIFDRDARVDRLFYHPQYAALQVLSSIGKSNYHGGSVSVRQRLGNDFLFDFNYTLSKAMDNGSTLETLRVLSNVTRNAIDPDLDYSVSNFDVRHNMNMNFLAGLPFGRGKRFLGNSNSIVNGIIGGWQLSGIVRMHSGLPSGSPADVGFWATNYQLTSRGVRLRDVASANVDVVGTDGSARPNLFSNVTEAYRSFRNARAGEAGDRNIDTLRIPSYFVMDLGLSKSFGMWYAEGHRLQFRWEVFNVTNTQRFGTIANLTLNPEPFLGTPPSNFGTYIGSQTPVGETRPGRVMQFALRYTF; this is translated from the coding sequence ATGAAAACAACGAGGCTCTTCTCACTTTTTTTCACAGTACTTGGTCTCTCCATAGTCATCTGTCTTAGTTCTTTGACTGGATTAGCGCAGTCGGGAACGGCTTCAATTCGCGGCACTGTCAAAGACCAGCAGGGTAATGTGGTCGCTGGCGCAAAAGTTACCGTTAGGAATGAAGCAAAAAATTTCAGTCGTGATCAGATCACGGGTTCGGACGGCGCATACGTATTTACCGCGCTCCCTCCGGACACCTACGTCGTCGATGTAGAAGCCGCAGGCTTCAAGAAAGTCAGGGCCGAGAACGTTGCGGCCCTGGTTGATACAGCAAAGGATCTGGATGTCACCCTGGAGGTTGGCGCGATCAGTGAAACGATCACGGTGACCGGGGGATTGGACGCACCGCTCAACACGTCGGATGCCTCAATTGGAAATGCAATCGAATCGCGGCGGATCCAAGAGCTTCCGCTAAACGCCCGCAATATAGTCGGATTGCTTTCGCTGCAACCTGGCGTCACTCGGCAAGGCGAAGTAAATGGCGGCCGTCGTGACCAGGCGAATATTACGCTCGATGGTGTTGACGTTAACGAGCAACAGACGGGTCTCGATCCGGTTAACGGAAGTACCACCGTGACACCGGGTGACGCCTTTGCCAGCGTCCTGCGCGTGACCCCTGATTCCGTTCAGGAGTTTCGCGTCACCACGTCTTCGCCGAACGCTGACCAGGGCAGATCTTCCGGGGCCCAGGTTTCGCTGGTGACGAAGTCAGGCACTAACGACTTTCACGGATCTGCTTTTTGGTATCATCGGAACACTGTCACCACGGCCAACGACTTTTTTAATAACGCCGCCGGCAATTTTGTGGCGACCGATGCCGCGGTTGTCGCGGGTAATGCGCAAGTTGGAGATCCCAGAGTTCCGCGGCCAAAGTTGCTTCGGAACATTTTTGGTGGCTCACTCGGCGGCCCCATTATTAAGGATCGTTTTTTCTTCTTCTACAGTTATGAAGGCCGCCGCGATGCCGCAGAACAATCGGTTCTCCGTTTTGTTCCCACGGCTTCGCTCAGACAAGGGAACGTAATCTACCGGACCCCCTCCGGCGCGCTCGCCACGTGGACTCCCGCCAACATCGCTGCGGCATATCCCGCATTGGGAGGGGTCAACCCAGCCGCACTGGCAGTGCTTACCACCGCACCGTTGCCGAACGACTTTAGTATCGGTGATGGACTTAACCGCGCCGGATTCCGCTTCAATGCGCCTATCAAGAACGAGTTTGAAGCCCATACAGCGCGACTTGATTTTAGTGTCACGGATCGTCAGACCCTCTTCTTCCGAGGAAACTATCAGGACGATTTGTACCAGCAGGCGCCGCAGTTTCCCACGACGCCTTCTCCGGCCCTCTGGTATCACCCGAAAGGTTTTGTCGGTGGGCATACCTGGGCTGTCACCAACAATCTGGTTAACAACTTCCGGATCGGCCTGACACGCCTCGCGCTTTCGCAGCAAGGCGATTCAGCGGACAATTCGCTTTCGTTCCGGGATGTTTACACTCCCTTCCTGTTTCAACGTACGTTCAACCGCACCACACCGGTATGGAACCTGAGTGACGATGTTTCCTGGATTAAAGGGACGCATACTTTCCAGTTTGGTACTAACATGCGGTTCATCCGCAACAATCGCGATAGTTTCGCGAATGCCTTCGACTCGGTGCTGGTTAATCCGTTCTTCTATTCCGGTGGAGGAGCGACGCTTCTGCCAACCGCTCCCGCAAACCTGGCAGCTGGCTTTACCAGCGATTATCAATTCGCGATAGCGGCAGTTCTGGGCCGTGGCACGCAAAACGCCGCCAACCAGATCTTCAACAAGGATGGTTCCGCAGCCACTCCAGGTACGCCGTCCAGCAGATCTTACGCCACGGACGAGTATGACTTTTATATTCAGGATTCGTGGAAGGTGCGGTCTGACCTGACCCTCACTCTCGGCTTGCGTTACGGTTTGAACACGCCGGTGTATGAGACAGGTGGGTTCCAATTGGTGCCTAACGTGAATCTCGGAGAGTTTTTCGAGAACCGCGTAAACGGCATGCGGACTGGTGTGCCCTATAACCAGTTAATCAGTTTCAACCTCGGTGGCAAAGCTAATAACGGTCCGGATTACTATGAGATGGACAAAAACAACTTTGCTCCGCAAGTTGCGGTCGCCTGGTCTCCGGATTTTGGTGACAACTGGTTTGGCCGTGCGTTCGGACGAAACGGGCGCTCAGTGCTCCGCGGTGGTTTCCGAATGTTGTATGACCGCGTCGGTAGTCAGTTGGCGGTTTCCTCAGAGGCTGAGAACTCGTTTGGCTTCTCAAACGCCACGACCAACACGTCCAACACCTTCAACACGACCACGGCCCCTCCACCGCTGGTGAGCGGCTTCAACCCGAATGTGCGGACGCCGGCCTACGGTTTGAATCCGCCCACTCAGCTTAACTTCCCGCTTCAGCGGCCGCCGGGCTTCGGGATTTTTGCGAGTTTCGATCAGTCCTTGAAGACTCCGGTGCAGTACACCTGGAACGCGTCCTACGGTAGGGAACTGCCAAAAGGATTAGCGGTCGAGTTCAGTTACGTCGGCCGAATGGCGCAAGATCTGTTGCTGGTGCGCGACGTTGCTCAACCTAATAACATCGTCGATCCGATTTCGCAGACGGATTGGTATTCAGCAGCAGCCAGGCTTACCGATTTTCGGCTCGCAAATACGCCGATTGCAAGCGTGCCGAATATCCCGTTCTTTGAAAACTGGTACCCAGGGCTCGGCGCCGCGCTTGGCGATCCAACCCTGAGCGCGACGCAGGTGTTTTACCTGTTCCACGCCCGTCCGGCAGTCGGTGGATTCAATGTCGTTGACTACACCTTATTGCAGGAGATCTTTGATCGGGATGCACGCGTCGATCGGTTGTTCTACCATCCGCAGTACGCGGCCTTGCAGGTACTCTCCTCGATCGGTAAGTCTAACTACCACGGGGGTAGCGTTTCCGTCCGGCAACGGCTTGGAAACGACTTCCTCTTCGACTTCAACTACACGTTGTCAAAAGCGATGGACAACGGATCCACTCTGGAAACGTTGCGTGTGTTGAGTAATGTAACTCGGAATGCTATCGATCCGGATTTGGATTACTCAGTCTCCAACTTTGACGTACGGCACAACATGAACATGAATTTCCTGGCCGGCCTTCCTTTTGGTCGCGGCAAGAGATTCCTGGGCAATTCAAACAGCATCGTCAACGGCATCATCGGTGGTTGGCAGTTGAGCGGAATTGTTCGCATGCATAGCGGACTCCCGTCCGGCAGTCCCGCCGATGTCGGTTTCTGGGCGACGAATTACCAACTAACCAGTCGGGGTGTGCGACTCCGGGATGTTGCTTCAGCGAACGTCGATGTGGTTGGGACGGACGGTTCAGCCCGCCCCAATCTGTTTTCGAATGTCACAGAAGCATACCGTTCCTTCCGCAACGCGCGCGCGGGTGAAGCGGGCGATCGTAATATCGATACGTTGCGGATCCCGAGTTACTTTGTGATGGACCTCGGCCTGAGCAAGTCCTTCGGTATGTGGTACGCGGAGGGACACAGGCTGCAATTCCGCTGGGAAGTCTTTAACGTGACCAACACTCAGCGCTTTGGCACCATTGCCAACCTGACTCTTAACCCTGAACCGTTCCTGGGTACGCCTCCCTCGAACTTTGGAACCTACATCGGATCGCAGACGCCGGTTGGCGAAACGCGGCCCGGACGCGTGATGCAGTTTGCGTTACGCTATACCTTCTAA
- a CDS encoding tetratricopeptide repeat protein: MTQLLVRARRSMFAVLWLALLIACLSVNATAQRGGSSTSSPIPFGDGHMIYGDLKIGGAGAEETTTFHVVIYAGMNVVQRQPISRDGRFRFMGIPNGEYALVVEYDGREVYRDPFRLAERQKTDIRKDITLEMRHSPTNAPPRTTGLYNRSANNQALLERARTAAENKKLSEASKLLEQIVANDPKDFVAWAEMGSILFREEKYSDADKAYQRALEEKPDFLVVLVNLGKVRIAQKNPDGAIETLTKAVEIDPKSADAHHYLGEAYLLGKKGSKAVGHLNEALKLDPAGKADLHLRLAALYNAAGMKDRAAAEYQQFLTKKPDYSDKAKLQEYINQNQKP; this comes from the coding sequence ATGACCCAGCTTTTAGTCCGAGCAAGACGCTCGATGTTCGCCGTACTCTGGCTTGCACTTCTAATTGCCTGCCTTTCCGTAAACGCAACAGCCCAACGTGGGGGCAGTAGCACCAGTTCCCCGATTCCGTTCGGCGACGGCCATATGATCTATGGCGACCTAAAGATTGGCGGCGCCGGCGCCGAAGAGACGACCACGTTTCACGTCGTGATCTATGCCGGAATGAACGTGGTGCAGCGTCAGCCTATTTCAAGAGACGGCCGATTCCGCTTCATGGGCATTCCCAACGGGGAATACGCGCTGGTTGTCGAGTACGACGGCCGTGAGGTTTACCGCGATCCTTTCCGGCTTGCAGAGCGGCAAAAAACGGACATTCGCAAAGACATTACTTTGGAGATGCGTCACTCGCCCACTAACGCACCGCCACGAACCACCGGCCTCTATAATCGATCTGCGAACAATCAAGCGCTGCTTGAGCGGGCCCGAACCGCCGCGGAGAATAAAAAGCTCTCAGAAGCCAGCAAGCTCCTTGAACAGATCGTCGCGAACGATCCAAAGGACTTTGTTGCCTGGGCAGAGATGGGTTCCATCCTGTTTCGCGAAGAAAAATATTCTGATGCTGACAAAGCTTATCAACGCGCGCTGGAAGAAAAGCCTGACTTTCTGGTGGTCCTGGTAAACCTGGGGAAAGTACGAATTGCGCAGAAGAACCCTGACGGCGCTATCGAAACGCTTACCAAGGCCGTCGAAATCGATCCCAAGTCAGCCGACGCTCATCACTATCTCGGCGAGGCTTACCTGCTGGGGAAGAAGGGATCGAAAGCGGTTGGCCACCTCAATGAAGCTTTGAAATTGGATCCCGCCGGCAAAGCCGATCTTCACTTGCGCCTCGCGGCGCTTTACAACGCAGCCGGCATGAAAGATCGGGCCGCTGCTGAGTACCAGCAATTCCTCACGAAGAAGCCTGACTATTCAGACAAAGCCAAGCTGCAGGAATACATCAACCAAAACCAGAAGCCGTAA